The Rhodoflexus caldus genome has a window encoding:
- a CDS encoding zinc-dependent alcohol dehydrogenase family protein, translating to MKSIIFEKAGRPEEVLQLKEIPTPTPAAGEVLVKVMASPVNPSDVMFVQGMYGIRPQLPSGAGFEGCGIIEAVGEGVNLPVGSRVAFTTIGAWSEYAVVSAKAIFPLPPTMPFEVGAQIFVNPFTAWAMLHDSGLQQGQWLILTAGGSTFAQLVIQMAAAKGIKVICTVRRDSQTEQLLALGAAAVVNTEKEFLPKRVKELTNGAMADCCFDATGGDVSALALSSLKAKGKMFVYGMLSLKETPVNNGLLIFKGLTIQGFWLTEWLSSAPREVRQKAAQEIIALLHDGTLKVQVAATYPLENAVQAVTDSEKEGRSGKILITTY from the coding sequence ATGAAAAGCATCATTTTTGAAAAAGCAGGCCGCCCCGAAGAGGTGCTGCAACTGAAAGAAATTCCTACACCGACACCTGCCGCGGGCGAAGTATTGGTGAAAGTAATGGCAAGCCCCGTTAATCCGTCTGACGTGATGTTCGTGCAAGGAATGTACGGCATTCGTCCGCAACTGCCTTCGGGTGCGGGCTTTGAAGGCTGTGGCATCATAGAAGCCGTTGGCGAAGGGGTAAACCTGCCCGTTGGAAGTCGGGTGGCCTTTACTACCATCGGGGCTTGGTCTGAATACGCCGTTGTTTCTGCCAAAGCGATTTTCCCGCTGCCGCCAACCATGCCTTTTGAAGTGGGCGCACAGATATTTGTTAATCCGTTTACCGCTTGGGCTATGCTCCACGATTCGGGCTTGCAGCAAGGTCAATGGCTGATTCTGACTGCCGGCGGCTCTACTTTCGCACAATTGGTGATTCAAATGGCGGCCGCCAAAGGCATTAAAGTTATTTGCACTGTCCGCCGCGATAGCCAAACCGAGCAACTGCTCGCATTGGGTGCTGCTGCGGTAGTCAATACGGAAAAAGAGTTTTTGCCTAAGCGAGTAAAAGAACTTACCAATGGTGCCATGGCGGACTGCTGCTTTGATGCTACCGGCGGCGACGTATCGGCGCTGGCACTTAGTAGCCTGAAAGCCAAAGGTAAGATGTTTGTCTATGGCATGTTAAGCCTCAAAGAAACACCCGTAAACAACGGGCTGCTGATTTTTAAAGGGTTGACCATTCAGGGTTTTTGGCTGACCGAGTGGCTCAGTTCGGCTCCCCGCGAAGTGCGCCAAAAGGCAGCACAGGAAATTATCGCCCTGCTGCACGACGGCACATTGAAGGTGCAAGTAGCGGCTACTTATCCGTTGGAAAATGCGGTTCAGGCTGTTACCGATTCGGAAAAAGAAGGGCGAAGCGGCAAAATCTTGATAACTACCTATTAA